The region CAAAGACCGTTTCGATTCAATCCATTGCTTTCTTCCGAAGAGGCAAGGGAATTCTGCTCTTCGAAGCAGGCGGACTATGTCCTAGGCGGCTTTCTCTACGAATCTCAGGCAGGTGATGTTTTAAATCCGGTTTTTAGCTCTGGGATTATCGCAACGATCTATAATCGGAACGGAGTGCTCGTAAATCGATTTCAAGTCGCCGACGATCGGAAGATGGAGATTTTTTCCATTAATTCGGAAACGGCCCGTTTGCTTGCTAAAAAGATCGGCAAGATACTTAAGTAACAATTTCGATCGGATTCAGAGATGAAACGGCAAACGAGTCCTGTCCGAGAATGGATAATCCTACTTGGTCTTGTCTTTTTCTTTGGAGAGGAACTCTCCGCGGATTCTCTTGTTTTGGATATCGTCGGAGCCGAAAAGATCGGGATCGAGAGAAGTCCTGAAATCGGCCTGATCAGTTCTCAGCAACAGATTAAGCGGCTTCTGCTAAATGAAAGTTGGAGAGCCTATTTTCCGACGGCTACCGTTAGATGGGATCGTTCCTTGAACTATACCTCCAGTTCGGACGATAGTCGTAGCCAAAGAGTGACCTTAAATGTAGAGCAAATCATTTTTGACGGAGGTAGGCGCTCCCTTTCCCTGGACGCCGCCTTGAGCGATCTGGCACTTGCAAAATACGATCTACGCATCGCGCTAAACGATCTTAGGTTTAAAATTCGGTCGAAATTCTACGATATTTTAAGCCGGAAATCGAGAGTCGAGGTTCTGGAAAAATCGATTCATCGACAATCGGAACAGATCGCCATGAGCCGACGAGAATTGTCGTTGGGAGAGACGACTCAGATTAAAGTCATCGAATTACAAAATCGCTTAAACGAAATCAAGCTCCAATTCGAGACCGCAAAATTGGAATATAGTAATTTATTAGAAGATTTTAAAATTCAGTTGCGATTACCGGGGGATACGGATTTGGACCTCAAGGGGGATTTGCTCTCTTCGGTAAAATTCTCCTTTGCGGAGTTGAAGGAGGAAAATCTATTTTCTCTCGCTCAAAAATTTCGAGTGGACTTCGATCGGGTAAAAACGAAGGAACTACAAACATACTCTCAGTATCAATATGCGAAGTCGTTTTATATTCCGACGGTTTCCTTAGGCGGTTTTTACGGATATTCCGGTCAGGAATATCCTCCGCGTCAGCCGGAATGGGGTTTGAATTTTAGACTCTCCATGCTTTTGGGTCCGAA is a window of Leptospira inadai serovar Lyme str. 10 DNA encoding:
- a CDS encoding TolC family protein → MKRQTSPVREWIILLGLVFFFGEELSADSLVLDIVGAEKIGIERSPEIGLISSQQQIKRLLLNESWRAYFPTATVRWDRSLNYTSSSDDSRSQRVTLNVEQIIFDGGRRSLSLDAALSDLALAKYDLRIALNDLRFKIRSKFYDILSRKSRVEVLEKSIHRQSEQIAMSRRELSLGETTQIKVIELQNRLNEIKLQFETAKLEYSNLLEDFKIQLRLPGDTDLDLKGDLLSSVKFSFAELKEENLFSLAQKFRVDFDRVKTKELQTYSQYQYAKSFYIPTVSLGGFYGYSGQEYPPRQPEWGLNFRLSMLLGPNQIQDSSNFVSRREDTERSLSSSTSISLYDQLSYKRQIVSTGIEAYQAKIARKQLDDIVLSQVRKSLKNLRISWDAMNQADENISIFEKRIQIVELQVKLGEATRPQLAETEIRYLEAKNAQIAARLRYMNSIAELELATGLNLDDLRLVEIL